DNA sequence from the Sardina pilchardus chromosome 23, fSarPil1.1, whole genome shotgun sequence genome:
GAATCCTACGCACTTCTGCAAACAACTGGAGCATCCACGGTACAGTAGGGGACAAGCTGAAACTGATGAGGGATACCGGAGCAACACAGGAGTTTTCTAAGACTAATTTTGAATGCAATGGGGCACAGCAAATACTGATTAATATTACattagttatgtgtgtgtgtgtttccggatatactgtatatatgaaatGACCTTGGGTTTCATGAAACGCACTATTAAATAAAACGCGCTatcatgattatgatgatgattattattattattattattattattattattagtgctGGCTGGCGTTGTAGTGGCTAGAGCCCGGGCGGGGCCGTGTGTGACCCACCTGGGCGGAGTTGAAGGTGTCCACATCTCTCTTGCCGCCGGGGTACCAGCCGTGGGACCAGTGCTGCGCCCGGGACAGCTccacccccagcagcagcaccacggcCGCCAGCAGGatcagcctgcacacacacaccatcactggggctctgctcacacacacacacacatacacacacattaccaagtgctctcacacacacacacacacacacacaccaaagtttTTGTAGATTTAAATGCAGATCCACACTCCAGGagtgcggacacacacacacacacacacacacacacacacacacacacacacacacacacacacacacacacacacactcacaactgaAGATGCAAATGTGCACATTCATACACAGCCCACACCAGGTACCTCATGATGGAGTAGTAGTGAATGAAGTCATACACACATTTGCTcatgtctgacacacactcacaatgacaGCGCATTACAATCTGTATACCCATTTATTCTTAGCATGTGTAAACACTGCTGGGTCATTTGCCTGAAATGGCCATTCTTCCATCAACTGAAATGGTTTTAATTGTTTACTTTCATACTAAAGTCTATATACACTGTTGTGCAAAGTGAGAGAAAGTTTAAAAAGCTCTTACATGGTTATACTTTAAGGTTCCACCTGGAGGTTCCTGTTCTCTGGAGGTCTGGTTCTGGGGTTCCTGTTGTGTGATGTGGAACCTCTAGAGTAGCTCTGAGGAACTTGGATGTCTGTTGTATCTCTTGtatctgttgtgttgttgctgttgttgttgttgttgtcgctgttgttgttgacttctGCGTCTCTCTGTCGAGCCCTTCTCTCAGTGTGGATCCTTAGGCGCCACTCACTCTTGTTCTGAACTGGTGAAGAAGCTTCTCTGGATGGTCTCTGAATATCCTCCTCGCTCGCCACCCAAATTTATGCTGGAACCTTCATCTgtgcatcctcctcctcctcctcctcctcaatgtCAGGGCGAGGCGGGCTTCTCGTGTGCGTAAGAACCGACGGCTCAATTCCAATTATCATCTTCAAACAGACGTGATCCGCACGTAGCCCCGTGTGTGGACTCACAAGTCCCAGCCTGACCCGACCCCACGGCCCAGAGGAGCAGCCCGAGACCGCCACTCATCTCatcacaacacgcacacaagacatcactgctctcacacacaaggGGATATAcacaacatatatatatatatatatatatatatacatgcacacacacacacacacacacacacacacacacacacacacacacacacacacacacacacacacacacacacacacacacacacacacacacacacacacacacacacacacatatttaatggtaaataggcttggttgttgattggccactGTGTGAAATCCCCTACCTATAGCTGTGTATTATTGAAATATGTAAGGgagttcattattattattattattattattattattatgttaggAATGTTGTAGAAAGCAACTGTTTTCCTTAAGAGTATATGGCACTTTGATAAACAGGAAAACAAAGGCTGACTTGCTGTGAATTTAATATTTTGACTGATTTCTAGTTGTGATGCTGAAGACGTTTGAAACATAATAGAAAAGTGAGACGCAGGATGTCTCCTCTGATTGCTTCCTGCTCTGTGT
Encoded proteins:
- the gnrh2 gene encoding progonadoliberin-2 isoform X1, producing the protein MVCVCRLILLAAVVLLLGVELSRAQHWSHGWYPGGKRDVDTFNSAQISEEIKLCEAGECSYLRPQRRNILKSFLLDALAREFQKRK
- the gnrh2 gene encoding progonadoliberin-2 isoform X2, with the protein product MLILLAAVVLLLGVELSRAQHWSHGWYPGGKRDVDTFNSAQISEEIKLCEAGECSYLRPQRRNILKSFLLDALAREFQKRK